A stretch of the Halomonas sp. CH40 genome encodes the following:
- the ehuB gene encoding ectoine/hydroxyectoine ABC transporter substrate-binding protein EhuB gives MSISLLIFIFYIFVFNGLSHAVTLEDVQERGVFRIAVADEPPYGYLNEDGKALGVGPEVASRILEGLNIERIEWIQTDFKNLIPGLEVGRFDMVAAEMAILPHRCHRVLFSNPNTSYGEGLLVLAGNPLNITAYEDFIGRADDIKVAVQEGTTTEQMFENLGVPPNRIMMIQNSNEAINAIIQGQVDAFAGTGMTVAQMESVDPAVQAEFNFVDPIIGGEEVRYWGGFAFPLDAKDLRDAFNEALVDQKKDGDWKQILSRYGFLTKDIIYSYRFDSEQLCQKAG, from the coding sequence TTGTCTATTAGCTTGTTAATTTTTATATTTTATATTTTTGTTTTTAATGGTTTATCACATGCAGTTACGCTTGAAGATGTTCAAGAGCGCGGAGTTTTCCGTATTGCAGTGGCTGATGAACCACCCTATGGCTATTTAAACGAGGATGGTAAGGCACTCGGAGTAGGCCCGGAAGTTGCTTCACGTATACTCGAAGGTCTCAATATTGAGCGAATCGAGTGGATTCAGACAGATTTCAAGAACCTGATTCCAGGGCTGGAAGTCGGACGTTTCGATATGGTCGCAGCGGAAATGGCAATTTTACCCCATCGATGTCATCGTGTACTTTTCTCCAATCCTAACACTTCTTATGGTGAAGGCTTGCTCGTGTTGGCTGGAAATCCCCTCAATATCACTGCTTACGAAGACTTCATCGGCAGAGCAGATGACATCAAGGTAGCGGTTCAGGAAGGTACCACTACTGAGCAAATGTTTGAGAACCTTGGGGTGCCACCGAACCGAATCATGATGATACAGAATTCTAACGAAGCGATTAATGCCATCATTCAAGGCCAGGTTGATGCCTTCGCTGGCACCGGCATGACAGTAGCGCAAATGGAAAGTGTGGATCCTGCCGTTCAGGCGGAATTCAACTTTGTTGATCCCATCATCGGGGGTGAAGAAGTGCGCTACTGGGGAGGGTTCGCTTTTCCTCTCGATGCTAAAGACTTGCGTGATGCGTTCAACGAAGCCCTAGTAGATCAGAAAAAGGATGGTGATTGGAAGCAAATCCTTTCTCGTTACGGCTTTCTTACCAAAGATATCATCTACTCTTACCGTTTTGACAGTGAACAGTTATGCCAGAAAGCAGGTTAG
- a CDS encoding IS4 family transposase, producing the protein MQAPRFLHNWLTSALPSIHAKRLQALLDTVGALLTDRRLGLTALGRALPGPVAPRHTIKRVDRLLGNHHLHEERPLFYWLVANVLIGHMTRPLILVDWSPIDHYGQQFLLRAAIPFAGRSLPIFEKVHHKNGCAYCEAYLLEAIARLLPEGATPVLVTDAGFRNPWFRAVEKRGWYYVGRVRSPTHYQASGAAWQAVSSLFQQATSVPSALGEVQIARSNPLTTQMVLYHQSPKGRKDRNKRGQASQDSASRAIARRQEEPWVLVTNLPKRSTQAKKVVAIYRQRMQIEEGFRDVKSPLFGLGFGMHQSRQGRRIEILLLIAMLANMAMMVAGLGVKTRGQQKHYQSNSINHRNVLSVWRLGLEWLRRQPSGAVPWPCWTSLKASLREEAHDQALCDA; encoded by the coding sequence ATGCAGGCCCCACGATTCTTACACAATTGGCTCACATCAGCACTCCCCTCAATACATGCCAAACGTCTTCAAGCACTTCTGGATACGGTGGGTGCCTTGCTGACGGATCGTCGATTGGGGTTAACAGCGCTCGGGCGTGCTTTGCCAGGGCCGGTAGCGCCTCGGCATACCATTAAGCGCGTCGACCGGCTATTGGGCAACCACCATTTGCACGAGGAGCGCCCCTTGTTTTATTGGCTGGTGGCTAATGTGTTGATCGGTCATATGACACGTCCCCTGATTCTGGTCGATTGGTCGCCTATCGATCATTATGGGCAGCAATTTTTGCTGCGTGCTGCTATCCCCTTTGCCGGGCGCTCATTGCCGATCTTTGAAAAGGTTCATCACAAAAATGGATGTGCGTATTGCGAAGCGTATCTATTAGAAGCCATTGCCCGCCTGTTGCCTGAAGGGGCAACGCCTGTGCTGGTGACCGATGCCGGTTTTCGTAACCCGTGGTTTCGCGCTGTAGAGAAGCGTGGCTGGTATTACGTCGGGCGTGTACGTAGCCCCACCCATTATCAGGCATCCGGTGCAGCGTGGCAGGCGGTCAGTTCATTGTTTCAGCAAGCCACCTCGGTACCCAGTGCCCTTGGAGAAGTTCAGATAGCGCGCAGCAACCCACTGACGACTCAGATGGTGCTCTATCACCAATCGCCCAAGGGGCGTAAAGATCGTAACAAGCGTGGACAGGCCTCTCAGGACAGTGCGAGCAGAGCCATCGCCCGCCGTCAGGAAGAACCCTGGGTATTGGTCACTAATCTGCCGAAGCGCTCGACACAGGCGAAAAAAGTGGTCGCCATCTACCGGCAACGAATGCAGATCGAAGAAGGTTTTCGCGACGTCAAAAGCCCCCTTTTTGGGCTGGGCTTTGGTATGCATCAATCGCGTCAGGGCAGGCGTATCGAGATCCTGCTGCTGATCGCGATGTTGGCCAATATGGCGATGATGGTCGCTGGCCTGGGCGTGAAAACCAGAGGGCAGCAGAAACACTACCAGAGCAACAGTATCAATCATCGCAATGTTTTATCGGTATGGCGCCTTGGGCTGGAATGGCTGCGTCGACAACCTTCCGGCGCTGTGCCCTGGCCTTGCTGGACATCGCTGAAGGCCAGCCTGAGAGAAGAAGCCCACGATCAGGCATTATGCGACGCATAG
- a CDS encoding potassium/proton antiporter, with protein MDAIYTFFLLGGSLMTLSILASRLSSLFGVPLLLIFLGLGMLAGEEGILGIVFNDYGMAFVIGHLALAMILLDGGLRTRLKTFRVGFKPALSLATFGVFLTSGFVGIIAMWIFDLTLVQGLLVGAIVGSTDAAAVFSMLSGRGVNLNERVGATLEIESGTNDPMAIFLTLMLVELLTGDLGGWLETLGFLVSQFGIGLAVGIGGGWLSAKLLRWLDLAPGLYSMLALALGFSVFGITSVLGGSGFLAIYLTGLMIGNQPGRHLNFILPVHDGLAWLSQIGLFLVLGLLVTPSELWDVALPASIVALALIFLARPLAVLITIKPFFKFRWRETLFIAWVGLRGAVPIVLAIFPVIGGVESASLYFNIAFAVVLLSLLIQGGSLTLMARWMRVEVPVGTTPNHRGPLGILPENDFEMFVYTVENQDLEDVPIRLLRFPSGALISALFRQHAMLHPKGSTRLKLGDVICVIGRTGDLPALNRLFNGDAKLKQERAFFGTFTLDGSAQMQDIAEAYGLTLSPGEQHMTLAEFVALRVGGHPVIGDDVDWHGIHWVVSDMEGGTITRVGLRLY; from the coding sequence ATGGACGCAATCTATACTTTTTTCCTGCTCGGCGGCTCTTTGATGACGTTGAGCATTCTGGCCAGTCGGCTTTCATCGCTGTTTGGCGTTCCGCTGCTGCTTATTTTCCTTGGTTTGGGGATGCTGGCAGGCGAAGAAGGGATTCTGGGCATCGTCTTCAACGATTACGGAATGGCCTTTGTCATTGGCCATCTGGCGCTGGCCATGATTCTGCTGGATGGCGGGCTCAGAACGCGTCTTAAAACCTTCCGCGTTGGTTTCAAGCCGGCGCTTTCGTTGGCCACTTTTGGCGTGTTTCTCACCAGTGGTTTCGTTGGCATCATTGCCATGTGGATCTTTGATCTTACCCTGGTGCAAGGGCTTCTGGTGGGGGCCATTGTTGGCTCAACTGACGCCGCCGCTGTTTTCTCGATGTTGAGTGGTCGTGGCGTCAATCTGAATGAGCGTGTGGGCGCAACCCTGGAGATCGAATCAGGTACCAACGACCCCATGGCGATCTTTCTGACCCTGATGCTGGTGGAGTTGCTGACCGGTGATTTGGGTGGCTGGTTGGAGACCTTAGGGTTTCTGGTATCCCAGTTTGGCATTGGGCTGGCGGTGGGTATTGGCGGTGGTTGGCTAAGCGCCAAGCTGCTCAGGTGGCTGGACCTGGCTCCTGGCCTGTATTCCATGTTGGCGCTGGCGCTGGGGTTCAGCGTATTCGGGATAACCAGTGTGCTGGGTGGGAGTGGCTTCCTGGCTATTTACCTGACAGGCCTGATGATCGGCAACCAACCCGGCCGCCATTTGAATTTTATCCTGCCCGTTCACGATGGCCTGGCTTGGCTCAGCCAGATTGGGCTTTTCCTGGTGCTGGGCTTGTTGGTCACCCCCAGCGAACTCTGGGATGTGGCGCTGCCCGCCTCAATTGTGGCGCTGGCACTGATTTTCCTCGCTCGGCCATTGGCAGTGTTGATCACCATCAAGCCGTTTTTCAAGTTCCGTTGGCGGGAAACCCTGTTTATTGCCTGGGTAGGCTTGCGCGGTGCTGTGCCAATTGTACTGGCCATCTTTCCGGTGATTGGTGGCGTCGAGAGCGCCTCGCTCTACTTTAATATTGCCTTTGCCGTTGTCTTGTTATCACTGCTGATTCAAGGCGGCTCATTGACCTTGATGGCGCGCTGGATGCGAGTAGAAGTGCCGGTGGGTACCACACCCAATCACCGTGGCCCCCTGGGTATATTGCCTGAAAATGATTTCGAGATGTTTGTCTATACTGTTGAAAATCAGGATCTTGAAGACGTGCCAATCCGGTTGTTACGTTTTCCTTCCGGCGCCTTGATTTCTGCCCTATTTCGTCAGCATGCCATGCTTCACCCCAAAGGGAGCACACGCCTTAAACTCGGGGATGTCATCTGCGTGATTGGTCGCACCGGTGATTTGCCAGCACTCAACCGTTTGTTCAACGGTGATGCCAAGCTCAAGCAGGAGCGCGCCTTCTTTGGCACCTTCACACTGGATGGTAGCGCTCAGATGCAGGATATTGCCGAGGCCTATGGCCTGACACTCAGCCCGGGCGAACAGCACATGACCCTGGCTGAGTTCGTGGCGCTGCGGGTCGGCGGACACCCGGTAATAGGTGATGATGTTGACTGGCACGGTATCCACTGGGTTGTGAGTGATATGGAAGGGGGAACGATCACCCGGGTAGGGTTGCGTCTGTATTAG
- a CDS encoding ABC transporter substrate-binding protein, producing MAVTPPEPLTPPPLEPVNIMLDWFLSPQHAVILLAHEKGFFQQQRLEVSWQIPGDPSLPTKLLAAGEIDLALGRQTQLHLAAHDGAPLTRIASLVKTPLNAIVTITNGEDADLEALGSKPLGFATQEGQQLVLPLLISETVRQSEQYAKPRAVHFETAESLTEGELEAVADAFFHTLPSRLATQGQSATVIRYDALSIPRYDGLIVMANRNTVGRRMETWVRFVVALEEAANWIIEHPDEALDTVTAAYPRLENSLTDEHWQDLLRRLSLSPAALDIRRYRAMETFLQQRGITSEILPVEQLAIDPHLGQ from the coding sequence ATGGCGGTTACCCCACCTGAACCGCTTACCCCTCCGCCGCTTGAACCTGTCAATATCATGCTGGACTGGTTTTTAAGCCCGCAACATGCGGTTATTCTGCTTGCCCATGAAAAAGGCTTTTTTCAGCAACAAAGGCTGGAAGTAAGCTGGCAGATTCCCGGTGACCCTTCACTTCCAACCAAACTGCTGGCTGCCGGGGAAATTGACCTTGCCCTGGGCCGCCAGACTCAGCTGCACCTGGCAGCTCATGATGGTGCACCGCTAACCCGTATTGCGAGTCTGGTGAAAACACCCCTTAACGCCATCGTAACAATTACTAATGGTGAGGATGCCGACCTTGAGGCCTTAGGCTCAAAACCGCTCGGTTTTGCCACTCAGGAAGGCCAGCAATTAGTGTTGCCGTTACTGATTTCTGAAACGGTGCGCCAATCGGAACAATACGCCAAGCCCCGCGCCGTTCATTTTGAGACCGCCGAGTCACTGACCGAAGGCGAGCTTGAAGCCGTCGCGGATGCGTTTTTCCATACCCTCCCCTCGCGCCTGGCCACTCAAGGGCAATCGGCAACGGTGATCCGTTATGATGCGTTGTCTATTCCCCGTTACGATGGCTTGATTGTAATGGCCAACCGCAACACCGTTGGTCGACGTATGGAAACCTGGGTGCGTTTTGTGGTGGCTCTGGAAGAAGCCGCTAACTGGATTATCGAGCATCCGGACGAGGCCCTCGATACAGTCACCGCTGCTTATCCCCGTTTGGAAAACAGCCTGACCGACGAACACTGGCAAGACCTGCTACGACGTTTATCGTTAAGCCCGGCAGCGCTGGATATACGCCGTTACCGTGCAATGGAGACTTTCCTGCAACAACGCGGTATCACCAGTGAAATATTACCTGTAGAGCAGCTGGCAATAGACCCCCACCTTGGCCAGTAA
- a CDS encoding exonuclease domain-containing protein, whose protein sequence is MMVLIDIETTGTRASRDRIIEIAALKVLDGHVVDQWASLINPECRLPPTITQLTGIDDASLEQAACFSDIANSLFAWLEGNELIAHNARFDYSFLRNEFKRAGLNYRAKMLCTLRLSRQLDPSQGQHNLAALLNRYQISTPAQHRATHDVQSLWALWQCWESSLPPEQWQELLDAQRRQRSLPAQLDPKRVEQIPNCPGVYLFYGHNQLPLYVGKSVNLRDRVMSHFQGDHQDDREMRLAQQVQHIEWEETAGDLGAQLREAQLIKTLMPIMNRRLRKQRRLYAWYWPKSEQQPRLINGEAISNAHTESIFGLFRSTRDAKNTLGKIAEEHQLCRQVLGLEKGRGRCFAHQLGKCRGACCQQETLKVHEQRAKQALTQQQLNHWPWSGPIAIYEAHQKSRWPAYHLVSQWRYLGTVKKLEEADSLDTKNIPFDMDTYQLLNRFMRDPQRHRLEIIELPFSAH, encoded by the coding sequence ATGATGGTGTTGATTGATATCGAAACAACAGGCACCCGCGCCAGCCGTGATCGAATAATCGAAATCGCCGCGCTTAAGGTGCTGGACGGCCATGTGGTTGATCAATGGGCAAGCCTGATCAACCCTGAATGTCGCCTGCCTCCCACAATCACCCAGCTGACCGGCATTGATGACGCTAGCCTTGAGCAGGCAGCGTGTTTTTCAGATATCGCCAATAGCCTGTTTGCCTGGCTTGAGGGTAACGAACTGATTGCTCATAACGCACGCTTTGATTACAGCTTTCTGCGTAACGAGTTCAAACGCGCTGGGCTGAATTACCGCGCCAAAATGTTGTGCACCCTGCGCCTGTCACGCCAACTCGACCCTAGCCAGGGCCAGCACAACTTGGCAGCCCTACTCAACCGCTACCAGATTTCCACCCCAGCGCAACATCGTGCAACCCATGATGTGCAATCCCTGTGGGCGCTCTGGCAGTGTTGGGAATCCAGCCTGCCACCTGAACAATGGCAAGAATTATTGGACGCCCAGCGACGTCAACGGAGTCTGCCGGCTCAGCTTGACCCCAAACGGGTTGAGCAGATCCCGAACTGCCCCGGGGTCTACCTTTTTTACGGTCATAACCAGTTGCCACTTTACGTTGGCAAGAGCGTAAACCTGCGCGACCGAGTGATGAGCCATTTTCAGGGCGATCATCAGGATGACCGGGAAATGCGTCTGGCGCAGCAGGTGCAACACATTGAGTGGGAAGAAACTGCCGGAGATCTTGGCGCTCAGCTGCGTGAAGCTCAGTTGATCAAAACCTTGATGCCCATCATGAACCGTCGGCTACGTAAGCAACGACGGCTCTACGCCTGGTACTGGCCAAAAAGTGAACAACAGCCGCGGTTGATCAATGGCGAAGCTATCAGCAATGCGCATACCGAAAGCATTTTTGGGCTGTTTCGCAGCACCCGGGACGCCAAGAACACCCTAGGCAAGATAGCAGAAGAGCATCAACTGTGCAGACAGGTATTGGGCCTGGAAAAAGGGCGTGGCCGCTGTTTCGCCCACCAACTGGGGAAATGCCGTGGTGCCTGCTGCCAGCAGGAAACGCTCAAGGTCCATGAACAGCGAGCTAAACAGGCCCTGACTCAGCAGCAACTTAACCATTGGCCCTGGTCCGGGCCAATCGCCATTTATGAAGCCCATCAGAAAAGCCGTTGGCCTGCCTACCATCTTGTATCCCAATGGCGTTATCTGGGTACGGTCAAGAAACTGGAAGAAGCTGACAGTCTTGATACAAAAAACATCCCGTTTGATATGGACACCTATCAGCTACTCAACCGCTTTATGCGCGACCCCCAACGTCATCGGCTTGAGATTATTGAACTCCCCTTTTCGGCCCATTAA